A single region of the Chelonia mydas isolate rCheMyd1 chromosome 4, rCheMyd1.pri.v2, whole genome shotgun sequence genome encodes:
- the LOC122465602 gene encoding maestro heat-like repeat-containing protein family member 1, with protein sequence MAGSHCPSHSQVTSRGTMTPALEPELETHLLRAALHAVFALSMEKDPTQAQDLHRVLPDILDAMLGNLLAESPGTNRLHYILEHINYWIVPRVSRERARALRSSMALLRSTITLPAFDDSGH encoded by the exons ATGGCTGGGAGTCActgtccctcccactcccaggtcaCCTCCAGAGG caccatgacacccgccctggagccagagctggagacCCACCTCCTTCGTGCTGCCCTTCATGCCGTGTTCGCCCTGAGCATGGAGAAGGACCCCACCCAAGCCCAG gatcTGCATAGGGTCTTGCCAGAcatcctggatgccatgctggggaatctgctggcagagtccccaggcACCAACAGGCTCCactacatcttggag cacattAACTACTGGATCGTGCCCAGGGTGTCGCGAGAGAGAGCCAGGGCCCTTAGGAGCAGCATGGCCCTGCTCAGATCCACCATCACCCTCCCTGCGTTCGACGACAGTGGCCACTGA